TTAGCGTCACCTGCACTTTCTATGGGTTTGAATATTTGTGATACGAGTGAATTGCCGTTCAAAAAAATGGGCCACATCCCAGGCCATTTCACTCAGAATGTGGTGCCTTCACGCTCTTTTATAGTAATTTCAAATCCTTCCATAGCGTCACAATTTAAAGCGCAGATGTCTGTAAGTCAAGGAAAAATCGTTAAATCGAAAATGGCGGCGGAAAAGCCTGGTTCTGCCGCTATCCATCTGGTTCTGCCGCTATCCATTTGGATCGCTGGTAGCGCGTCGTTTCGCTTGACAAAACAAAAGCGGCTGATCTATGGCCCAGAGAAGTTTAAGGCATACCATACGAATTTTGATAAAATCAATAAACAGGCCAATGAGTTCTTATCGCCGCAACCGCAATCAATTTGTTCCCATCGGCAGCGTCATCGATAAGCTGATGCAGCACCATCGGCCGGTGAAAGATCGAGAACTGCTGCGAGTCTGGGAAGTCTGGGATCGTGCCGTCGGCACAGCCATCGCAGCCAACGCACGGCCAGCGGCCTTCAAGGGTGATACGTTATTGGTACATGTGAGTTCATCCACCTGGTTGCACCATCTGCGCTTTTTGGAACAGGACCTGATCGCCAAATTGAATGCTGAGTTGGAGCAGCCTTATATCCGGTCGGTTAAGATCAAGGTCGGGAACATTTAACCCGATGACCGAGGTTACCAAAGACGCCTTTTTTGATGGACAATTGCAGGTTACCCAATCGCTTGCCGGATACAGATTTTCCATTGATGCGGTTTTGCTGGCCGCCGTCATTCGACCCAAGCCAGGCGAATCTGTTCTGGATATGGGAACCGGTTGCGGCATAATACCGTTGATACTGGCGACCCGTTATCCAGGCGTTCAGATCACAGGCGTGGAAGTGCAGGCGGAACTGGCCAGGTTGGCACAACTCAATGTTGCCGAAAATCGATGCGACGATCAGATCAAAATTCGGCACGTCGATATGAAATTGCTTCCTGATCCTGAAACACCCGGGCCCTATGATTGGATCGTCACCAACCCGCCCTATCGTAGGCCCCAGACCGGTCGTTTGAATCCTAATGAACAAAGGGCATTGGCCCGGTTCGAGCTGAAGGTGGATCTGGCCCAATGGATGCGAACCGCCGCGAGGCTCCTCAAAGCGGGAGGGCGTTTGGCCACGATCTTTTCTGCGGCGCGAACCGTCGATCTACTTTGTCACATGCGACAGGCCGCCATTGAACCCAAATGGATTCAAGCGGTTCAATCTTATTGCGGGGATCCGGCCAAACTTGTGCTCGTCAAAGGCGTCCAGGGGGGCAGGCCCGGTTTGGACGTAGCATCGCCTCTCGTTGTCTACGAAAGGGATGGTCGTTATACCGAATCGGTGCAGGAGATGATGCGTCCTTGATCCTGAATTTTTTACGGCGCTGTTCGGCCAAGCCTTTTTGCGAATACATCAACCGTTGACACTGCGTATCAAAAAGGCTATTGAACCAAACCTGCACGCGGCCCCTTGGGAAATCCGGAGAGGTTGCCGAGTGGCTGAAGGCCCCGCTCTCGAAAAGCGGTATCCCGTTTACCCGGGATCGTGGGTTCGAATCCCACCC
This Desulfatitalea tepidiphila DNA region includes the following protein-coding sequences:
- a CDS encoding DUF721 domain-containing protein, which translates into the protein MSSYRRNRNQFVPIGSVIDKLMQHHRPVKDRELLRVWEVWDRAVGTAIAANARPAAFKGDTLLVHVSSSTWLHHLRFLEQDLIAKLNAELEQPYIRSVKIKVGNI
- a CDS encoding tRNA1(Val) (adenine(37)-N6)-methyltransferase, with the translated sequence MTEVTKDAFFDGQLQVTQSLAGYRFSIDAVLLAAVIRPKPGESVLDMGTGCGIIPLILATRYPGVQITGVEVQAELARLAQLNVAENRCDDQIKIRHVDMKLLPDPETPGPYDWIVTNPPYRRPQTGRLNPNEQRALARFELKVDLAQWMRTAARLLKAGGRLATIFSAARTVDLLCHMRQAAIEPKWIQAVQSYCGDPAKLVLVKGVQGGRPGLDVASPLVVYERDGRYTESVQEMMRP